gacaatcacatcattcaaaaaaataaaaatgtatttggcgctatacgaggttcaactttcttcacaattagttcattttaacttaaggaaggggtcacttttttctgggtgtatgttcggttttcgagttgaaaatcactttattttcgagactacttttcctgaaataatcaaaattataaatgaaaacaaacatattcccataatgtcttccgaaatttagaggaacaagaaactgcgcatcaattgagttaatttatctgctttaaggtgggtattaagttcgagttttttcactGAAGTGAaagctaaatcagtaaaaaagacataaaattatacatatttgttgcagattttattataaattgatggggaatagcccaaagcaagttttcacaaagtttgtattccttaaaaagtattattaaagaaaagtaatggtaaaaatgacgattttagcggctaagggtaggtactatgttcggttttcgagttgaaaaccactttattttcgcgattacttttccttaaataaccaaaattataaatgaaaacaaacttattcctgtaaagtcttgccgaaatctagaggaacaagaaactacgcatcaattgagttaatttgtctgctttatattgaactgtttcaataaagtaaccacgaaaatttcaacgcgaaaatcgaacatagtacttaccttaaaggtaagtactatgttcgcttttcgcgttgaaattttcgtggttactttattaaaacagttcaatataaagcagacaaattaactcaattgatgtgtagtttcttgttccattagttttcggcaagactttacaggaataagtttgttttcatttataattttgattatttaaggaaaagtaatcgcgaaaataatgtggttttcaactcgaaaaccgaacatagtacctaccctaaactcgaacttaatactcacctttatattgaactgttttaataaagtaaccgcgaaaatttcaactcgaaaagtgaacgtagtacttacctttacacCGAAATGCGATCAGGGAAGTTACAGGAGCACAatgttataaaatatatttttttgagacACCCTATGTATGATTACCCGTAAATAATGTTGGTActcatacaaaatttccttaaattttgcAGCACTAGCAATGcagtttataaaaacattggtaTTTGTTCCATCTCAAGAATTACATTTGCAATACGAAAAATGTACAATGGCGAATGCATTGCAATCAAGGATATCAAGCCTGGACTGAAGAATATAAATGTGATATTTATTGTACTCGAAATAGGTAGGGAGCTTAGTATATAAGAGTATCATGAATGCaacattattgtttattttcgcAGGAACTGCCACCGTGACCAAGGAAAATAGAGAAGTTAGAAACTTTAAGGTCGGCGATCACACTGCTTGTATAAATGTTAGCATCTGGGACGAACCCGGCAAGCTGATAACACCGGGAGATATAATCAAGCTAACTAAAGGTTATGCATCTATTTGGCGACATTGTTTAACGTTGTACTCCGGAAAAAATGGGGAGGTGTATAAAATTGGGGAGTTTTGTATGACATTCAATGAGTCTGTTAACATGAGTGAACCTAAACGTCCTGAACAACAAGCGAGTGGACCTACAACCCAAGTTGTCGCACCAACACAAATGACCCCGGTTGCCACTGGAGCAGCAACCGTTATTGGCCAACCTCAACAAATGCCGGCAGGGGTGGTTAACAATAATGGGAATGCAATACCAAGACCAACGATGTCAGTCACTGGTGTGAGTGGTGTACAAGTTGTAGCTAAGCCAGTCCAAACCGTGGGTATAATAGGTAATGGAGCTGCTCAAAAGAATGTGCCGATGGGAACCGCAACTGTTGTTGCTTCTACTCAACAGCCATCAAAAACATCAACAAATCGGGGTGGTCGTACGAATGTAACAAGGGCGACTAATATCAAAACAGACAGAAGGTG
This is a stretch of genomic DNA from Haematobia irritans isolate KBUSLIRL chromosome 4, ASM5000362v1, whole genome shotgun sequence. It encodes these proteins:
- the LOC142234934 gene encoding SOSS complex subunit B homolog; translation: MYNGECIAIKDIKPGLKNINVIFIVLEIGTATVTKENREVRNFKVGDHTACINVSIWDEPGKLITPGDIIKLTKGYASIWRHCLTLYSGKNGEVYKIGEFCMTFNESVNMSEPKRPEQQASGPTTQVVAPTQMTPVATGAATVIGQPQQMPAGVVNNNGNAIPRPTMSVTGVSGVQVVAKPVQTVGIIGNGAAQKNVPMGTATVVASTQQPSKTSTNRGGRTNVTRATNIKTDRR